A single region of the Brachypodium distachyon strain Bd21 chromosome 3, Brachypodium_distachyon_v3.0, whole genome shotgun sequence genome encodes:
- the LOC100833500 gene encoding laccase-15, which produces MAAAASMVFFLAVALAAASNSDAALVEHTFVVSQVKLNRLCNDTLMTVVNGQFPGPAIEITEGDSVAVHIVNMSPYGLTIHWHGVLVQMNCWADGAGMITQCPIQPNNNFTYRFDVVGQEGTLWWHAHVASLRASIHGALIIRPRASLYPFPRPDKEIPIIIGEWWEMDLVQLDRRLRNGLLFDMPSAATINGKPGDLYNCSGAIKETNILSIEHGKKYLLRIVNAVLNSEYYLKIAGHKFTVVGADANYVKPYTTDVIAIAPGQTVDALLVASDAHNPGGRYYMVAKANQPPKPAIQISRFISRATVQYNNNGPESKQDDEEADPVTAPEMPDEHDQITSFYFHGNLTSLQLPHPVPVNVDERLFFALDSGSFCDEGGSLPCVKTTNMTIHRFRNMVGTINNISFQLPATTPLLQAHYYNKVSSIDTLRDMPDRAPRMFYFSETIEPTSKATSVRRLPYNATVEIVFQSPLLGDTFANPMHLHGYNFFVLAQGFGMYRPERDVKRYNLVDPPVRNTVQVPIFGWAAVRFVANNPGVWFLHCHYGHHSSSGMATTFLVENGPTLDMSLPPPPEDLPACSENYNTRLAYE; this is translated from the exons atggccgccgcagcctccaTGGTCTTCTTTCTAGCTGTGGCTCTAGCAGCGGCCAGCAACAGTGACGCGGCGCTCGTTGAGCACACATTCGTC GTGAGCCAGGTTAAGTTAAATCGCCTTTGCAACGACACGCTGATGACCGTGGTGAACGGGCAATTCCCAGGCCCAGCGATAGAGATCACAGAGGGAGATTCGGTGGCTGTTCATATCGTCAATATGTCGCCTTATGGATTAACAATTCACTG GCATGGAGTGTTGGTGCAAATGAATTGTTGGGCGGACGGAGCCGGGATGATAACCCAGTGCCCCATCCAGCCCAACAACAACTTCACCTACCGATTCGATGTCGTCGGGCAGGAGGGCACGCTGTGGTGGCACGCACACGTCGCCAGCCTCCGGGCAAGCATCCATGGTGCCTTGATCATCCGGCCAAGAGCCAGTTTATATCCGTTTCCCAGGCCTGACAAGGAGATTCCCATTATTATAG GTGAATGGTGGGAGATGGACCTTGTTCAGCTAGACAGGAGGCTCAGGAATGGTTTGCTTTTTGATATGCCCAGTGCAGCTACCATCAATGGGAAGCCTGGAGATCTCTACAACTGCTCCG GGGCCATCAAAGAGACTAACATTCTGAGCATCGAGCATGGCAAGAAATATCTATTACGAATAGTTAACGCCGTGCTCAACTCGGAGTATTATCTAAAGATCGCCGGGCACAAGTTCACGGTGGTCGGCGCGGACGCCAACTATGTCAAGCCGTACACCACGGACGTAATCGCCATCGCGCCGGGTCAGACAGTCGACGCTCTGCTTGTCGCCTCCGACGCGCATAATCCTGGTGGCAGGTACTATATGGTCGCCAAGGCCAACCAGCCGCCAAAGCCGGCGATCCAGATCTCACGCTTTATCTCAAGAGCCACGGTGCAATATAACAACAACGGTCCTGAAAGCAAACAAGACGATGAAGAAGCTGATCCAGTCACTGCACCTGAAATGCCCGACGAGCACGACCAAATTACATCCTTCTACTTCCACGGCAACCTGACCAGCCTGCAGCTGCCTCACCCAGTCCCGGTCAATGTCGACGAGCGTCTCTTCTTTGCACTTGACTCAGGCTCTTTCTGCGATGAAGGCGGGTCATTGCCCTGCGTCAAAACTACCAACATGACCATCCACAGGTTCCGTAACATGGTCGGCACCATCAACAACATCTCCTTCCAGCTCCCGGCGACGACGCCATTGCTCCAAGCGCACTATTATAACAAAGTTAGCAGCATCGACACGCTCCGGGACATGCCTGACAGGGCGCCCAGGATGTTTTACTTCAGCGAGACGATCGAGCCGACGTCCAAGGCGACGTCGGTAAGGAGGCTGCCGTACAACGCTACCGTGGAGATTGTATTCCAGAGCCCGCTGCTGGGGGACACCTTCGCTAATCCCATGCACCTCCATGGATACAACTTCTTCGTTCTCGCGCAGGGGTTCGGCATGTATCGTCCGGAAAGGGACGTGAAGAGGTACAACCTGGTGGATCCGCCGGTGAGGAACACTGTTCAGGTTCCCATATTTGGGTGGGCAGCCGTCCGATTTGTCGCAAACAATCCAG GTGTGTGGTTTTTGCACTGCCATTATGGGCACCACTCGTCGTCAGGCATGGCAACAACGTTCTTGGTGGAGAACGGGCCAACTTTGGACATGTCTCTTCCGCCACCTCCGGAAGATTTGCCAGCATGCAGTGAGAACTACAATACTAGGCTAGCATATGAATAA